In a genomic window of Lycium ferocissimum isolate CSIRO_LF1 chromosome 9, AGI_CSIRO_Lferr_CH_V1, whole genome shotgun sequence:
- the LOC132031013 gene encoding protein CfxQ homolog isoform X1, with protein MQRIRDQRSRSSRNITIHGLAQSGDVVAFKNLHNDNPSLLNDRNPVMVQTPLHVAAGYNNVEILNFLFGWPGPEKVELEAKNMYGETPLHMAAKNGCNEAAKVLLAHGALIEARANNGMTPLHLAVWHSLRAEDYSTVKTLLEYNADCSAEDNEGMTPINHLSQGPGNEKLRELLQRYLDEQRKRKAIEACSQTKAKMDELENELSKIVGLDGLKMQLRKWAKGMLLDERRKALGLKVGARRPPHMAFLGNPGTGKTMVARILGKLLHMVGILPTDKVTEVQRTDLVGEFVGHTGPKTRRKIQEAEGGILFVDEAYRLIPMQKSDDKDYGLEALEEIMSVMDSGKIVVIFAGYSEPMKRVITSNEGFCRRVTKFFHFDNFSSEDLAKILHLKMTNQADCSLLYGFKLHPSCSVDAVAALIKEETTEKQRKEMNGGLVDPLLINAREHLDLRLSFDCIDSDELLTITLEDLKVGLQLLSQTGIA; from the exons ATGCAGAGGATACGAGATCAACGGTCAAGATCATCAAGAAACATAACAATTCATGGGTTAGCACAATCTGGTGATGTTGTTGCATTCAAAAACTTGCATAATGATAATCCTTCTCTTCTTAATGACCGTAATCCTGTT ATGGTGCAGACGCCTCTTCATGTTGCTGCTGGTTATAATAATGTCGAAATACtcaattttttatttggttGGCCGGGCCCAGAGAAGGTGGAGCTGGAAGCCAAGAACATG TATGGAGAGACCCCATTACACATGGCAGCGAAGAATGGATGTAATGAAGCAGCAAAAGTGCTTCTTGCTCATGGTGCTCTTATTGAAGCCAGAGCCAAT AATGGGATGACTCCGTTGCACCTTGCTGTTTGGCACTCACTACGAGCCGAAGACTATTCAACAGTAAAGACATTGTTGGAGTATAACGCGGATTGTAGTGCTGAAGATAAT GAGGGCATGACTCCTATAAATCATCTCTCTCAAGGACCCGGAAATGAAAAATTGCGAGAACTCCTCCAGCGGTATCTTGATGAACAAAGAAAACGTAAAGCCATTGAGGCATGCAGCCAGACCAAAGCTAAAATGGATGAACTTGAAAATGAATTATCTAAAATAGTGGGGTTAGATGGACTTAAAATGCAACTCCGCAAATGGGCAAAGGGGATGCTTTTGGATGAGAGGCGTAAGGCCCTAGGGCTTAAAGTTGGTGCAAGAAGACCACCCCATATGGCTTTCCTAGGTAACCCTGGAACAG GAAAAACTATGGTTGCTCGAATTCTTGGAAAATTACTTCATATGGTGGGCATTCTTCCCACTGACAAGGTGACAGAGGTGCAGAGAACAGATCTGGTTGGTGAATTTGTTGGTCATACAGGGCCAAAGACAAGGAGAAAG ATCCAAGAAGCTGAAGGGGGGATTCTTTTTGTTGATGAAGCCTATCGATTAATACCTATGCAGAAGTCGGATGACAAGGACTATGGTTTGGAAGCACTAGAGGAGATAATGTCTGTTATGGACAGCGGGAAAATTGTAGTAATTTTTGCAGGTTACAGTGAACCAATGAAGCGTGTGATCACTTCTAATGAAGGTTTCTGTAGAAGAGTAACAAAGTTTTTCCATTTCGACAACTTTAGTTCTGAAGACCTTGCCAAGATTCTTCATCTTAAAATGACCAATCAAGCTGATTGTAGCTTGCTCTACGGATTTAAGTTGCATCCTTCATGCAGTGTCGATGCTGTTGCAGCACTTATCAAGGAAGAAACCACTGAAAAACAGCGTAAGGAGATGAATGGAGGTCTAGTCGATCCATTGCTAATTAATGCAAGAGAGCATTTGGATTTGAGACTTAGTTTTGACTGTATAGACTCAGACGAACTACTAACAATTACTCTAGAGGATTTAAAAGTTGGTCTTCAATTGTTATCGCAAACAGGAATAGCTTAG
- the LOC132031013 gene encoding protein CfxQ homolog isoform X3, with protein sequence MQRIRDQRSRSSRNITIHGLAQSGDVVAFKKLLNENPSLLNERNPVMVQTPLHVAAGYNNVEILNFLFGWPGPEKVELEAKNMYGETPLHMAAKNGCNEAAKVLLAHGALIEARANNGMTPLHLAVWHSLRAEDYSTVKTLLEYNADCSAEDNEGMTPINHLSQGPGNEKLRELLQRYLDEQRKRKAIEACSQTKAKMDELENELSKIVGLDGLKMQLRKWAKGMLLDERRKALGLKVGARRPPHMAFLGKTMVARILGKLLHMVGILPTDKVTEVQRTDLVGEFVGHTGPKTRRKIQEAEGGILFVDEAYRLIPMQKSDDKDYGLEALEEIMSVMDSGKIVVIFAGYSEPMKRVITSNEGFCRRVTKFFHFDNFSSEDLAKILHLKMTNQADCSLLYGFKLHPSCSVDAVAALIKEETTEKQRKEMNGGLVDPLLINAREHLDLRLSFDCIDSDELLTITLEDLKVGLQLLSQTGIA encoded by the exons ATGGTGCAGACGCCTCTTCATGTTGCTGCTGGTTATAATAATGTCGAAATACtcaattttttatttggttGGCCGGGCCCAGAGAAGGTGGAGCTGGAAGCCAAGAACATG TATGGAGAGACCCCATTACACATGGCAGCGAAGAATGGATGTAATGAAGCAGCAAAAGTGCTTCTTGCTCATGGTGCTCTTATTGAAGCCAGAGCCAAT AATGGGATGACTCCGTTGCACCTTGCTGTTTGGCACTCACTACGAGCCGAAGACTATTCAACAGTAAAGACATTGTTGGAGTATAACGCGGATTGTAGTGCTGAAGATAAT GAGGGCATGACTCCTATAAATCATCTCTCTCAAGGACCCGGAAATGAAAAATTGCGAGAACTCCTCCAGCGGTATCTTGATGAACAAAGAAAACGTAAAGCCATTGAGGCATGCAGCCAGACCAAAGCTAAAATGGATGAACTTGAAAATGAATTATCTAAAATAGTGGGGTTAGATGGACTTAAAATGCAACTCCGCAAATGGGCAAAGGGGATGCTTTTGGATGAGAGGCGTAAGGCCCTAGGGCTTAAAGTTGGTGCAAGAAGACCACCCCATATGGCTTTCCTAG GAAAAACTATGGTTGCTCGAATTCTTGGAAAATTACTTCATATGGTGGGCATTCTTCCCACTGACAAGGTGACAGAGGTGCAGAGAACAGATCTGGTTGGTGAATTTGTTGGTCATACAGGGCCAAAGACAAGGAGAAAG ATCCAAGAAGCTGAAGGGGGGATTCTTTTTGTTGATGAAGCCTATCGATTAATACCTATGCAGAAGTCGGATGACAAGGACTATGGTTTGGAAGCACTAGAGGAGATAATGTCTGTTATGGACAGCGGGAAAATTGTAGTAATTTTTGCAGGTTACAGTGAACCAATGAAGCGTGTGATCACTTCTAATGAAGGTTTCTGTAGAAGAGTAACAAAGTTTTTCCATTTCGACAACTTTAGTTCTGAAGACCTTGCCAAGATTCTTCATCTTAAAATGACCAATCAAGCTGATTGTAGCTTGCTCTACGGATTTAAGTTGCATCCTTCATGCAGTGTCGATGCTGTTGCAGCACTTATCAAGGAAGAAACCACTGAAAAACAGCGTAAGGAGATGAATGGAGGTCTAGTCGATCCATTGCTAATTAATGCAAGAGAGCATTTGGATTTGAGACTTAGTTTTGACTGTATAGACTCAGACGAACTACTAACAATTACTCTAGAGGATTTAAAAGTTGGTCTTCAATTGTTATCGCAAACAGGAATAGCTTAG
- the LOC132031013 gene encoding protein CfxQ homolog isoform X2 — MQRIRDQRSRSSRNITIHGLAQSGDVVAFKKLLNENPSLLNERNPVMVQTPLHVAAGYNNVEILNFLFGWPGPEKVELEAKNMYGETPLHMAAKNGCNEAAKVLLAHGALIEARANNGMTPLHLAVWHSLRAEDYSTVKTLLEYNADCSAEDNEGMTPINHLSQGPGNEKLRELLQRYLDEQRKRKAIEACSQTKAKMDELENELSKIVGLDGLKMQLRKWAKGMLLDERRKALGLKVGARRPPHMAFLGNPGTGKTMVARILGKLLHMVGILPTDKVTEVQRTDLVGEFVGHTGPKTRRKIQEAEGGILFVDEAYRLIPMQKSDDKDYGLEALEEIMSVMDSGKIVVIFAGYSEPMKRVITSNEGFCRRVTKFFHFDNFSSEDLAKILHLKMTNQADCSLLYGFKLHPSCSVDAVAALIKEETTEKQRKEMNGGLVDPLLINAREHLDLRLSFDCIDSDELLTITLEDLKVGLQLLSQTGIA; from the exons ATGGTGCAGACGCCTCTTCATGTTGCTGCTGGTTATAATAATGTCGAAATACtcaattttttatttggttGGCCGGGCCCAGAGAAGGTGGAGCTGGAAGCCAAGAACATG TATGGAGAGACCCCATTACACATGGCAGCGAAGAATGGATGTAATGAAGCAGCAAAAGTGCTTCTTGCTCATGGTGCTCTTATTGAAGCCAGAGCCAAT AATGGGATGACTCCGTTGCACCTTGCTGTTTGGCACTCACTACGAGCCGAAGACTATTCAACAGTAAAGACATTGTTGGAGTATAACGCGGATTGTAGTGCTGAAGATAAT GAGGGCATGACTCCTATAAATCATCTCTCTCAAGGACCCGGAAATGAAAAATTGCGAGAACTCCTCCAGCGGTATCTTGATGAACAAAGAAAACGTAAAGCCATTGAGGCATGCAGCCAGACCAAAGCTAAAATGGATGAACTTGAAAATGAATTATCTAAAATAGTGGGGTTAGATGGACTTAAAATGCAACTCCGCAAATGGGCAAAGGGGATGCTTTTGGATGAGAGGCGTAAGGCCCTAGGGCTTAAAGTTGGTGCAAGAAGACCACCCCATATGGCTTTCCTAGGTAACCCTGGAACAG GAAAAACTATGGTTGCTCGAATTCTTGGAAAATTACTTCATATGGTGGGCATTCTTCCCACTGACAAGGTGACAGAGGTGCAGAGAACAGATCTGGTTGGTGAATTTGTTGGTCATACAGGGCCAAAGACAAGGAGAAAG ATCCAAGAAGCTGAAGGGGGGATTCTTTTTGTTGATGAAGCCTATCGATTAATACCTATGCAGAAGTCGGATGACAAGGACTATGGTTTGGAAGCACTAGAGGAGATAATGTCTGTTATGGACAGCGGGAAAATTGTAGTAATTTTTGCAGGTTACAGTGAACCAATGAAGCGTGTGATCACTTCTAATGAAGGTTTCTGTAGAAGAGTAACAAAGTTTTTCCATTTCGACAACTTTAGTTCTGAAGACCTTGCCAAGATTCTTCATCTTAAAATGACCAATCAAGCTGATTGTAGCTTGCTCTACGGATTTAAGTTGCATCCTTCATGCAGTGTCGATGCTGTTGCAGCACTTATCAAGGAAGAAACCACTGAAAAACAGCGTAAGGAGATGAATGGAGGTCTAGTCGATCCATTGCTAATTAATGCAAGAGAGCATTTGGATTTGAGACTTAGTTTTGACTGTATAGACTCAGACGAACTACTAACAATTACTCTAGAGGATTTAAAAGTTGGTCTTCAATTGTTATCGCAAACAGGAATAGCTTAG
- the LOC132031014 gene encoding uncharacterized protein LOC132031014, translating into MVQNSLSILSSTSPSSIPSNFTSDSLSFRRFPRFPKLNVFSRQLLIDNSNDSPEQFLQNNSIADFMRFKKGTNSDAELQTAVVTYRKKFPWSILQPFLQVDLVSTIHIADKEYFAALQKELEPYDCVLYEMVASRESLESRRSPISRMKLKSSRSRGFNIIGFIQRQMARFLTLDFQLDCLDYECENWYHADLDFETFKLLQLERGESFFTFARDMTIRSTKALVQPTIPEDLDPWRSKLLWASRVLPMPLVGLLIIGGVCTDVKSQPSEYPELEALSRLDFGAAMKVFLAKRLTSEFTQITADVEAKSVIIGERNKAALEALQRAMNEGHNKIAILYGGGHMPDLGRRLREEFDLVPSEVQWITAWSITNRNLTTNSLPLLKQMAEVSGWPLNRYQTLALLIFSSVLALDLWFWELFFGTTANWISQVATDISQYVHMHN; encoded by the exons ATGGTTCAAAATTCCCTCTCTATACTCTCTTCAACATCTCCATCTTCAATTCCTTCAAATTTCACCTCTGATTCCCTTTCCTTTCGGCGATTTCCTCGTTTTCCGAAACTCAACGTCTTTTCGAGGCAGTTATTAATCGATAACAGCAATGACTCACCAGAGCAATTCCTTCAGAATAATTCAATTGCTGATTTCATGAGGTTTAAAAAAGGCACAAACTCCGATGCGGAGTTGCAAACCGCTGTCGTTACTTACCGGAAGAAGTTTCCGTGGTCGATACTTCAACCTTTTCTTCAG GTTGATTTGGTGTCTACAATACACATCGCTGATAAAGA GTATTTTGCCGCCCTACAAAAGGAACTTGAACCATATGATTGCGTTCTCTATGAGATGGTTGCCAGCAGAGAGAGTTTAGAGAGCAGAAGAAGTCCTATTTCTAGAATGAAACTAAAAAGTTCAAGATCACGGGGATTTAATATTATTGGATTCATCCAACGGCAGATGGCTAGATTTCTCACCCTTGATTTCCAACTAGATTGTCTTGACTACGAGTGTGAGAATTGGTACCATGCGGATCTTGATTTTGAGACCTTCAAGTTACTCCAG CTTGAAAGAGGCGAGAGCTTCTTCACGTTTGCCAGAGATATGACAATAAGATCAACAAAAGCACTTGTGCAGCCTACAATCCCAGAAGATCTTGACCCTTGGAGATCCAAACTTCTATGGGCTTCTCGGGTTCTGCCTATGCCTCTTGTTGGACTTCTTATCATTGGAGGTGTTTGTACAGATGTGAAAAGCCAACCATCTGAATATCCCGAACTAGAAGCGTTGTCCAGACTTGATTTTGGTGCTGCAATGAAAGTCTTCCTGGCAAAGCGACTAACATCTGA ATTCACACAGATCACAGCTGATGTAGAGGCGAAATCTGTCATCATCGGAGAGAGAAACAAAGCTGCATTAGAAGCACTTCAAAGAGCTATGAACGAGGGTCATAATAAGATTGCTATCCTTTATGGTGGTGGGCACATGCCAGATTTGGGACGGAGGCTGCGAGAAGAGTTTGACCTTGTCCCTTCTGAGGTACAGTGGATAACTGCTTGGTCCATCACGAACCGCAACCTAACAACAAATTCACTTCCTTTGTTGAAACAAATGGCAGAAGTCTCAGGTTGGCCTCTAAATCGATATCAGACTTTAGCCCTGCTAATTTTTTCTTCTGTTCTTGCATTGGATCTTTGGTTTTGGGAGCTCTTCTTTGGTACTACAGCTAATTGGATTTCCCAAGTTGCAACAGACATTTctcaatatgttcatatgcaCAATTGA